A genome region from Anopheles stephensi strain Indian chromosome 2, UCI_ANSTEP_V1.0, whole genome shotgun sequence includes the following:
- the LOC118505365 gene encoding eukaryotic translation initiation factor 4H-like isoform X1 produces MAGRGTHDNNRYGERPRKPLPTEPPFLAYVGNLPNGIVQGDINSIFKDYAVKSVRLVKDKETDVFKGFCYVEFDTLEDLEKVLLLDRMIVLNERPEPLRIDVAEQKKNDRGGFNRRGGQQNRGGPGGPGGGSGGGGGGSGGGGSYNRGGPNQMNNRPISSGGVGGGGGSGSGGMDRHYGNDYSRNDYDRNRGGRPNSYNDRPANRGRYGNFGDERDGGGRDDWNRDRDEGRGGGRGYNDRDNYGRDDGNRYGNFGRNNQYRDNDRRKDGPPPSHYPPPPSNPSSNIGEERPRLKLAPRSTNAPLNALAETKQAAAIFGNARPREEKIGAEPGARKHANSVGSEGSSSADGGGGGGSGGGGSGSASSTTGADN; encoded by the exons ATGGCAGGCAGAGGTACACACGATAATAATAG ataTGGAGAGCGGCCCCGTAAACCGCTACCGACGGAACCACCGTTCCTGGCGTACGTTGGCAACCTTCCGAACGGCATCGTGCAGGGCGACATTAACTCCATCTTCAAAGATTACGCGGTAAAGAGCGTGCGTCTGGTGAAGGACAAGGAAACGGACGTGTTCAAAGGCTTCTGCTACGTCGAGTTCGATACGCTCGAAGACCTGGAGAAGGTGCTCCTGCTGGACCGTATGATTGTGCTGAACGAACGACCGGAACCGCTGCGGATTGATGTGgccgagcagaagaaaaatgacCG CGGTGGTTTTAATAGGCGCGGTGGTCAACAGAACCGTGGCGGGCCCGGTGGACCGGGTggtggcagtggcggcggcggcggcggcagcggtgGCGGCGGTAGCTACAACCGCGGTGGCCCCAACCAGATGAACAATCGACCGATCAGCAGTGGTGGcgttggtggtggaggaggcaGCGGTAGTGGTGGTATGGATAGACATTACGGTAACGATTACTCCCGAAACGATTACGATAGAAACCGCGGTGGACGTCCGAATAGCTATAATG ACCGGCCAGCAAATCGAGGGAGGTACGGCAACTTTGGCGACGAGCGTGACGGCGGTGGCCGGGACGATTGGAACCGTGACCGTGACGAGGGACGCGGCGGTGGCCGCGGCTACAACGATCGCGACAACTACGGCCGCGACGATGGCAATAGGTACGGCAACTTTGGCCGTAATAATCAATACCGCGACAACGACCGGAGGAAAGATGGGCCACCACCATCGCACTACCCTCCGCCACCCTCCAACCCCAGCTCCAACATCGGGGAGGAACGACCCCGGCTCAAGCTGGCGCCGCGCTCGACGAACGCGCCGCTGAACGCGCTGGCCGAAACGAAGCAGGCGGCCGCCATCTTCGGCAATGCGCGGCCCCGCGAGGAGAAGATCGGCGCGGAGCCTGGCGCGCGAAAGCACGCCAACAGTGTGGGCAGCgagggcagcagcagtgcggacggtggtggcggcggcggaagcggcggcggtggcagcgGCAGTGCATCCTCCACTACGGGGGCCGATAATTAA
- the LOC118504817 gene encoding probable 28S ribosomal protein S6, mitochondrial gives MPTYELSVILRQMSRPDMVSILKRTATAIFDKGGIIRKLDNLGTKPLPFKTSAHGVVHRTGSYFVFKFDTPPAAIDDLDEEYGRDVDIIRKRIYRADVSQQEDITCTLHEEMLPPAYRKDVQKMIALADRNKPKKVFQYNTGLDYYPFQK, from the exons ATGCCTACCTACGAGTTATCGGTTATTTTGCGACAAATGTCTAGG cccGACATGGTTTCCATCCTGAAACGGACCGCGACAGCTATCTTCGACAAGGGCGGTATTATTCGTAAGCTGGATAATTTGGGCACAAAACCTTTGCCGTTCAAAACCAGCGCCCACGGGGTAGTGCATCGGACGGGTTCGTACTTTGTGTTCAAGTTCGACACACCACCCGCCGCTATCGACGACCTGGACGAAGAGTATGGGCGCGACGTTGACATCATCCGGAAGCGCATCTACCGGGCGGACGTTTCGCAACAGGAAGACATCACCTGCACGTTGCACGAGGAGATGCTACCGCCGGCGTACCGCAAGGACGTACAGAAGATGATCGCGTTGGCCGACCGTAACAAACCCAAGAAGGTGTTCCAGTACAACACGGGATTGGATTACTATCCTTTCCAGAAGTAA
- the LOC118505365 gene encoding eukaryotic translation initiation factor 4H-like isoform X3: MAGRGTHDNNRYGERPRKPLPTEPPFLAYVGNLPNGIVQGDINSIFKDYAVKSVRLVKDKETDVFKGFCYVEFDTLEDLEKVLLLDRMIVLNERPEPLRIDVAEQKKNDRGGFNRRGGQQNRGGPGGPGGGSGGGGGGSGGGGSYNRGGPNQMNNRPISSGGVGGGGGSGSGDRPANRGRYGNFGDERDGGGRDDWNRDRDEGRGGGRGYNDRDNYGRDDGNRYGNFGRNNQYRDNDRRKDGPPPSHYPPPPSNPSSNIGEERPRLKLAPRSTNAPLNALAETKQAAAIFGNARPREEKIGAEPGARKHANSVGSEGSSSADGGGGGGSGGGGSGSASSTTGADN; the protein is encoded by the exons ATGGCAGGCAGAGGTACACACGATAATAATAG ataTGGAGAGCGGCCCCGTAAACCGCTACCGACGGAACCACCGTTCCTGGCGTACGTTGGCAACCTTCCGAACGGCATCGTGCAGGGCGACATTAACTCCATCTTCAAAGATTACGCGGTAAAGAGCGTGCGTCTGGTGAAGGACAAGGAAACGGACGTGTTCAAAGGCTTCTGCTACGTCGAGTTCGATACGCTCGAAGACCTGGAGAAGGTGCTCCTGCTGGACCGTATGATTGTGCTGAACGAACGACCGGAACCGCTGCGGATTGATGTGgccgagcagaagaaaaatgacCG CGGTGGTTTTAATAGGCGCGGTGGTCAACAGAACCGTGGCGGGCCCGGTGGACCGGGTggtggcagtggcggcggcggcggcggcagcggtgGCGGCGGTAGCTACAACCGCGGTGGCCCCAACCAGATGAACAATCGACCGATCAGCAGTGGTGGcgttggtggtggaggaggcaGCGGTAGTGGTG ACCGGCCAGCAAATCGAGGGAGGTACGGCAACTTTGGCGACGAGCGTGACGGCGGTGGCCGGGACGATTGGAACCGTGACCGTGACGAGGGACGCGGCGGTGGCCGCGGCTACAACGATCGCGACAACTACGGCCGCGACGATGGCAATAGGTACGGCAACTTTGGCCGTAATAATCAATACCGCGACAACGACCGGAGGAAAGATGGGCCACCACCATCGCACTACCCTCCGCCACCCTCCAACCCCAGCTCCAACATCGGGGAGGAACGACCCCGGCTCAAGCTGGCGCCGCGCTCGACGAACGCGCCGCTGAACGCGCTGGCCGAAACGAAGCAGGCGGCCGCCATCTTCGGCAATGCGCGGCCCCGCGAGGAGAAGATCGGCGCGGAGCCTGGCGCGCGAAAGCACGCCAACAGTGTGGGCAGCgagggcagcagcagtgcggacggtggtggcggcggcggaagcggcggcggtggcagcgGCAGTGCATCCTCCACTACGGGGGCCGATAATTAA
- the LOC118505364 gene encoding uncharacterized protein LOC118505364 isoform X1: MDTPRAAVKLSDISAKFTEETLDEIVRAAGGKRCISWKIPETNFAKGDAYLSELYRIQLTGEPNEPDQEPLVVNVVVKTIPKNVGRRNTFRSADFFRNEANFYNVVLKELYRFQDARKPANPFKDIDRCFVAYTDGVNDFIAMDDLGQYGYKTASRSEGIKLDECLRCVRSLARFHALSFALKLQEPHTFQALVNQLEETYYSARLVPWYRNFMQRLVTICKEALETGCTEDPEDYSTSFKRDVMTFLDGDIYGLMVELVATRTHYSVLTHGDCWLPNFLLHPTAVRLIDFQMVRCGSPVLDIVLFLYCCTDQALRSAHYDQLLGAYHQSFSEMLTDLGTDARETFPATALTAELERFGRFGCGIAVESIPLSLLDDADVPDLDSVEGTEGVPLEQIMPLRSIKTRYGRRRLLDVFRHARDCGYLKSN; the protein is encoded by the exons ATGGATACTCCAAGGGCTGCTGTGAAGTTGAGCGATATTTCAGCGAAATTTACCGAGGAAACGCTGGACGAGATTGTCCGTGCTGCGGGCGGCAAGCGGTGCATTAGCTGGAAGATTCCGGAGACGAACTTTGCCAAGGGTGATGCGTACTTGAGCGAGCTGTACCGCATACAGCTTACCGGAGAACCGAACGAACCGGACCAGGAACCGCTGGTGGTGAATGTGGTCGTGAAGACGATCCCGAAGAATGTTGGACGCCGGAATACGTTCCGGTCAGCGGATTTCTTCCGCAACGAAGCCAACTTTTACAATGTGGTGCTGAAGGAGCTGTACCGCTTTCAGGATGCGCGCAAACCGGCCAATCCGTTCAAAGACATCGATAG ATGCTTTGTGGCGTACACGGACGGTGTGAATGATTTCATCGCAATGGATGACCTTGGCCAGTACGGGTACAAGACGGCATCAAG GAGTGAAGGAATCAAACTGGACGAATGTCTCAGATGCGTACGGTCGTTGGCACGCTTTCACGCACTCTCCTTCGCGCTTAAGCTGCAAGAACCGCACACCTTCCAGGCGCTGGTCAATCAGCTCGAGGAAACGTACTACAGTGCCCGGCTCGTACCGTGGTATCGGAATTTCATGCAGCGTTTGGTTACCATTTGCAAGGAGGCGCTCGAAACCGGCTGCACCGAAGATCCGGAAGATTACTCGACGAGCTTCAAGCGTGATGTGATGACATTCCTGGACGGCGACATCTACGGCCTGATGGTTGAGCTGGTCGCCACACGCACTCACTACTCGGTGCTCACACACGGCGACTGTTGGTTGCCCAACTTTCTGCTTCATCCGACAGCCGTTCGGCTTATCGACTTCCAGATGGTTCGGTGCGGTTCGCCGGTACTAGACATCGTCCTGTTCCTGTACTGCTGCACCGATCAGGCGCTACGTTCGGCGCATTACGATCAGCTGCTCGGTGCGTACCACCAGAGTTTCAGCGAAATGTTGACCGATCTTGGTACCGATGCGCGGGAAACGTTCCCGGCCACTGCGCTGACCGCGGAATTGGAACGGTTCGGTCGGTTTGGGTGTGGGATTGCGGTGGAATCGATACCACTGTCGCTGCTGGACGACGCAGATGTGCCGGATTTGGATAGCGTCGAGGGTACGGAAGGCGTGCCGCTGGAGCAGATCATGCCGCTGCGCAGTATCAAAACACGGTACGGACGCCGTCGACTGTTGGATGTGTTCCGCCATGCGCGTGACTGTGGATACTTGAAATCGAACTAG
- the LOC118505364 gene encoding uncharacterized protein LOC118505364 isoform X2: protein MDTPRAAVKLSDISAKFTEETLDEIVRAAGGKRCISWKIPETNFAKGDAYLSELYRIQLTGEPNEPDQEPLVVNVVVKTIPKNVGRRNTFRSADFFRNEANFYNVVLKELYRFQDARKPANPFKDIDRCFVAYTDGVNDFIAMDDLGQYGYKTASRATGVGLEECQRCMRSLGRFHALSLAMKEQEPDRFHEIAHQHVEETYYDARLKSWYNNFLQVQLGIARDAMAREYPGTELERKMEKFFDCDLYDHMVYLTHARNQNSVINHGDCWMPNFMFHDSTPAMRMIDFQLARYSSPALDISFFVYSCTSQELREAHYQDLLDAYYGGLAEMLRDLGSDPEVVFPYAELQKELKQYARFGCGMGIESIPFSLLDESDVPDLDKIKGEEAIPIETIWILRPIASQAGRLRLTDMFRHATDMGYLE from the exons ATGGATACTCCAAGGGCTGCTGTGAAGTTGAGCGATATTTCAGCGAAATTTACCGAGGAAACGCTGGACGAGATTGTCCGTGCTGCGGGCGGCAAGCGGTGCATTAGCTGGAAGATTCCGGAGACGAACTTTGCCAAGGGTGATGCGTACTTGAGCGAGCTGTACCGCATACAGCTTACCGGAGAACCGAACGAACCGGACCAGGAACCGCTGGTGGTGAATGTGGTCGTGAAGACGATCCCGAAGAATGTTGGACGCCGGAATACGTTCCGGTCAGCGGATTTCTTCCGCAACGAAGCCAACTTTTACAATGTGGTGCTGAAGGAGCTGTACCGCTTTCAGGATGCGCGCAAACCGGCCAATCCGTTCAAAGACATCGATAG ATGCTTTGTGGCGTACACGGACGGTGTGAATGATTTCATCGCAATGGATGACCTTGGCCAGTACGGGTACAAGACGGCATCAAG AGCCACCGGCGTCGGACTGGAGGAGTGTCAGCGGTGCATGCGTTCTCTCGGCCGTTTCCATGCCCTGTCGCTCGCGATGAAGGAACAGGAACCGGACCGCTTCCACGAGATCGCACACCAGCACGTGGAGGAAACGTACTACGATGCACGGCTCAAGAGCTGGTACAACAACTTCCTGCAGGTGCAGCTTGGCATCGCGCGGGACGCAATGGCGCGCGAATATCCCGGCACGGAGCTGGAGCGCAAGATGGAGAAATTTTTCGATTGCGATCTGTACGACCACATGGTCTACCTGACGCACGCACGCAACCAGAACTCGGTCATCAATCACGGTGACTGCTGGATGCCAAACTTTATGTTCCACGACAGTACGCCCGCGATGCGTATGATCGATTTTCAGCTGGCCCGCTACAGTTCGCCCGCGCTGGACATTTCCTTCTTCGTGTACTCGTGCACTAGCCAGGAGTTGCGCGAGGCGCACTATCAGGATTTGCTCGATGCGTACTACGGTGGGCTGGCGGAGATGTTGCGCGATCTCGGGTCGGATCCGGAGGTCGTTTTTCCGTACGCGGAGCTGCAGAAGGAGCTGAAGCAGTACGCACGGTTCGGGTGTGGTATGGGCATCGAATCGATCCCGTTCTCGCTGCTGGACGAGTCGGACGTGCCGGATCTGGATAAGATTAAGGGCGAGGAGGCGATTCCGATCGAAACGATCTGGATCCTGCGCCCGATCGCAAGCCAAGCCGGGCGGCTTCGCCTAACGGACATGTTCCGGCATGCTACCGATATGGGCTATTTGGAGTGA
- the LOC118504810 gene encoding myb-binding protein 1A-like, which translates to MKEQPGRKAGMLMDKSVFGYFKHFINEDDGVRVNGACSLIEFLTKGKAHAAQQNGSGDVAEETFAPKTTETAYALKRLVRGVGSTQNASRIGFFTALVGLLEQLKSKEMECPAVSQLLGLIKSELTDPEHADKEDKKQKVQLELRIGKILVCGAIIKSGLIDNATEQELQTVLKTFKKNMHELLTPLVYAFLNELANRLNAAKFSKVFWPVFEEVLNVPKENHTIDSVFFLLQLSIGPHKKLINSKYFERNFGVPKLLHQDNFAFLGKLLFGVGTTIGINHPFYECLLEQLSKTNAMVPFWRDTIVPMLQQSETEGKPKHRNLVVLRTAISVLGRMEDYTAVPEVLHPTFVKFLVNDLKNRSKYSEDVRNLYQEVCTALLACYPKMQDEGARLATFRRLMNAPGSVLIDKYANCKLLQNLLVTLSTDSLRTVATELQTFILDESTGTSGERSYAAQILQRILSLRQTAPAGGSTPTNDKADVEQWHQELVQFFLTLGVFYTKDGVKVVKGTKSDKVISSELATMMRGIFFHSLEHRHAKLANERTFLLSVVRHVDELLRSHGIKSLRSPLTDEQLSCWHKMMATVTNDSTPNSKKQSKKQTRAETDTAQCETVFHILLMHMGLHLFSDPEVACSSIMELECVMKRIQEKAKQRRQSSNGGSKGKKNPSDELSYELEPAEPEWIEVVVDLFLNLLSQNSHLLRKVIGHLFPHLSGELTLPALNQILSVINLKDKSNPLAVNGEDGENDSEEDGEEEEADEEEMESASDGSDAESRNDDPNEDAEKDGDDDDEEEDEDEDEEDDDDEELMGDEEEEENITDTMRQTIQAALGGANPETDTESVDLDDLDEEQGRKLDVALSAAFRAFRKSKPRKRKGPTKVEKQMDTVLTHFRMRVLDLIDAYLKQEPDMLLCLELMLYIFEMLPVGLREESKYGAILKRYIHIFNTLIRIKKFKRDAAGVRMEQLDQILRDLIEKVAKGVAFPERNEYLLKACQFIVICSQVLAKQEAGSGTDAVDKTFGELLAEFITNRNPSLAFGVFQNLFRMQWGGVWHLADRLVHGGLKVSSVRAIRRIQTLQLLRELLRNRRLINADQPRSGAVLRTICSQALAPYVTELKTAVVAGDRSIGQNELYELLMVLHEVKNLSPLSTNASDKKKGDKKSELLKWDSIGAQVQSMRLFALNSQTMSSYRRFCQRLNLAPVSNEGLPALKETGTNGVSAEASSNEVKPAANGITPKQGNAKKRKATLQEAANGEEEENDEGTVPLLLNGHGMNGSAEEEANDQPTEANQSDKRKRKKGNNNKIQVHDTNGGGDEPTELNGGDAQSKRKRKNDNQPNGEGDAATATSSSKQEKRRRKEARLLAASQGMEDISFARVVQLE; encoded by the exons ATGAAGGAGCAACCCGGCCGTAAGGCTGGCATGCTGATGGACAAATCCGTGTTTGGTTACTTCAAGCATTTCATCAATGAGGACGATGGTGTCCGGGTGAACGGTGCCTGCAGTTTAATCGAGTTCTTGACCAAGGGCAAAGCACACGCGGCACAGCAGAATGGGTCCGGCGATGTGGCTGAAGAAACGTTCGCACCC AAAACGACCGAAACCGCCTATGCGCTGAAGCGTCTAGTTCGTGGCGTTGGTTCCACACAGAACGCCTCCCGAATCGGGTTTTTCACGGCGCTGGTAGGGCTGCTGGAGCAGCTCAAGAGCAAAGAAATGGAGTGCCCCGCCGTCTCGCAACTGCTGGGACTGATCAAATCGGAACTAACCGATCCCGAACACGCCGACAAAGAGgataaaaagcaaaaagttCAGCTCGAGCTACGCATCGGCAAGATTCTCGTTTGCGGAGCGATCATAAAATCCGGCCTGATCGACAACGCAACCGAGCAGGAGTTGCAGACTGTGCTGAAAACGTTTAAGAAAAACATGCACGAACTGCTCACACCGCTGGTGTACGCGTTTCTGAACGAGCTCGCCAACCGGCTGAATGCCGCCAAATTTTCCAAAGTGTTTTGGCCCGTGTTTGAGGAGGTACTGAACGTGCCGAAGGAAAACCACACGATCGATTCGGTGTTCTTCCTGCTGCAGCTGTCGATTGGGCCGCACAAGAAGCTTATCAATAGCAAATACTTCGAGCGCAACTTTGGCGTTCCGAAGCTGCTGCACCAGGATAACTTTGCCTTTTTGGGTAAGTTGCTTTTCGGTGTCGGCACCACCATCGGGATCAATCATCCGTTCTACGAGTGTTTGCTGGAGCAGCTGAGCAAGACCAACGCCATGGTACCGTTCTGGCGCGACACCATTGTGCCAATGCTGCAGCAATCGGAAACGGAGGGCAAACCGAAGCATCGCAATTTAGTTGTGCTACGCACGGCAATTTCCGTTCTTGGCCGCATGGAAGATTATACCGCCGTGCCGGAGGTGTTACACCCGACGTTTGTAAAGTTTCTGGTAAACGATCTTAAAAATCGCTCCAAGTACAGTGAAGATGTCCGCAATCTGTACCAGGAAGTATGTACAGCGCTGCTCGCCTGCTACCCAAAGATGCAGGACGAAGGTGCCCGGCTGGCCACGTTCCGTCGGTTGATGAATGCGCCGGGAAGTGTGCTGATCGACAAGTATGCCAACTGCAAGCTGCTACAAAACCTGCTCGTCACACTGTCCACCGACAGCTTGCGCACGGTTGCGACCGAACTGCAGACGTTCATACTGGACGAATCGACAGGCACGAGTGGCGAGCGGTCGTACGCCGCCCAGATCCTGCAGCGAATACTTTCCTTGCGCCAAACCGCGCCAGCTGGCGGCAGCACACCAACCAACGACAAAGCGGATGTGGAGCAATGGCATCAAGAGTTGGTACAGTTTTTCCTTACCCTCGGTGTGTTCTACACCAAGGATGGGGTGAAGGTGGTGAAGGGCACCAAATCGGACAAAGTCATCTCGTCCGAACTGGCTACGATGATGCGCGGAATTTTCTTCCACTCACTCGAGCATCGGCATGCGAAGCTTGCGAACGAGCGCACCTTTCTACTGTCGGTCGTGCGCCACGTCGACGAGCTGTTGCGGTCCCACGGTATCAAATCGCTTCGAAGTCCGCTGACCGATGAGCAGCTGAGCTGTTGGCATAAGATGATGGCCACGGTTACAAACGACAGCACGCCCAACAgcaagaagcaaagcaaaaagcaaacacgTGCCGAAACCGACACCGCGCAGTGCGAAACGGTGTTTCACATTCTGCTAATGCACATGGGGCTGCATTTGTTCAGCGATCCGGAGGTGGCCTGCAGCTCCATCATGGAGCTCGAGTGTGTCATGAAACGCATCCAAGAGAAGGCAAAGCAACGTCGGCAAAGCAGCAATGGAGGGTCGAAGGGGAAGAAGAATCCATCCGACGAACTTTCGTACGAGCTGGAACCGGCCGAACCGGAGTGGAtcgaggtggtggtggatctGTTCCTGAATCTGCTATCCCAAAACTCGCACCTGCTGCGCAAAGTGATCGGCCATCTGTTCCCGCATCTTTCGGGCGAACTAACGCTGCCCGCCCTGAATCAGATCCTGTCGGTGATCAACCTGAAGGACAAATCGAATCCGCTCGCTGTGAACGGTGAGGACGGGGAGAATGATAGCGAAGAGGAtggagaagaggaagaagcggACGAGGAGGAGATGGAATCGGCATCGGACGGGAGTGATGCTGAAAGTCGAAATGACGACCCGAACGAGGATGCCGAAAAAGacggtgacgacgacgacgaggaggaggatgaggatgaggatgaggaagacgatgacgatgaggagCTAATGGGCgacgaagaggaggaggagaacaTTACGGACACGATGCGCCAAACAATACAGGCGGCACTGGGCGGTGCAAACCCGGAAACCGACACCGAATCCGTAGATCTGGACGACCTCGATGAGGAGCAGGGTCGCAAGCTGGACGTGGCGCTTTCCGCAGCGTTCCGGGCGTTCCGCAAGTCGAAACCGCGCAAACGCAAGGGACCGACGAAGGTGGAGAAACAGATGGACACCGTGCTGACGCACTTCCGGATGCGGGTGCTCGATCTGATCGATGCGTACCTTAAGCAGGAGCCCGACATGCTGCTGTGTCTCGAGCTGATGCTGTACATCTTCGAGATGCTGCCGGTGGGTTTGCGCGAGGAGTCCAAGTATGGGGCCATCCTGAAGCGGTACATACACATCTTCAACACGCTGATTCGCATCAAAAAGTTCAAGCGCGATGCGGCCGGCGTGCGGATGGAGCAGCTCGACCAGATACTGCGCGATCTGATCGAGAAGGTCGCAAAAGGTGTCGCCTTCCCGGAGCGCAACGAGTACCTGCTGAAGGCCTGCCAGTTTATAGTCATCTGCAGTCAGGTGCTGGCGAAGCAGGAGGCGGGAAGTGGAACGGATGCGGTAGACAAGACGTTCGGTGAGCTGCTGGCAGAGTTTATTACCAACCGCAATCCATCGCTTGCGTTCGGCGTGTTTCAAAATCTGTTCCGGATGCAGTGGGGCGGAGTGTGGCATTTGGCAGACAGGCTGGTGCACGGTGGATTAAAGGTAAGCTCGGTCCGAGCGATCCGTAGAATACAAACCCTTCAGTTGCTGCGGGAGCTGCTCCGAAATCGACGCCTGATAAACGCCGATCAGCCCCGATCGGGCGCTGTGCTGCGTACCATCTGCAGCCAAGCGCTCGCACCATACGTAACGGAGCTGAAGACCGCTGTCGTGGCCGGGGATCGTTCGATTGGGCAGAACGAGCTGTACgagctgctgatggtgctgcaCGAGGTGAAAAATCTGTCCCCATTGTCCACCAATGCAAGCGATAAGAAGAAAGGCGACAAAAAGTCGGAGCTGCTCAAATGGGACAGTATCGGCGCACAGGTGCAATCGATGCGCTTGTTCGCGCTCAACTCGCAAACGATGTCCTCGTACCGACGGTTTTGTCAGCGACTAAATCTGGCGCCGGTCAGTAATGAGGGGCTGCCGGCATTGAAGGAAACCGGAACCAACGGTGTCAGCGCGGAAGCGTCATCCAACGAAGTAAAACCTGCCGCGAACGGCATCACCCCTAAGCAGGGTAACGCGAAGAAACGGAAAGCTACGCTGCAAGAAGCAGCGaacggagaagaagaagagaatgaTGAGGGTACGGTCCCACTGTTGTTGAATGGGCATGGCATGAACGGAAGTGCGGAAGAGGAAGCAAACGACCAACCTACGGAAGCTAACCAATCTGACAAACGGAAGCGAAAGaagggcaacaacaacaagataCAGGTGCACGACACGAACGGCGGCGGTGATGAGCCGACGGAGCTCAATGGTGGTGACGCTCAAAGCAAGCGGAAGCGAAAGAACGATAACCAACCGAACGGCGAAGGAGACGCAGCAACCGCGACGAGCTCTTCGAAGCAGGAAAAACGACGACGAAAGGAGGCCCGATTGCTGGCCGCGTCGCAAGGGATGGAAGACATTTCGTTTGCCAGGGTGGTACAACTTGAGTAA
- the LOC118505365 gene encoding eukaryotic translation initiation factor 4H-like isoform X2, with protein sequence MAGRGTHDNNRYGERPRKPLPTEPPFLAYVGNLPNGIVQGDINSIFKDYAVKSVRLVKDKETDVFKGFCYVEFDTLEDLEKVLLLDRMIVLNERPEPLRIDVAEQKKNDRGGFNRRGGQQNRGGPGGPGGGSGGGGGGSGGGGSYNRGGPNQMNNRPISSGGVGGGGGSGSGGMDRHYDRPANRGRYGNFGDERDGGGRDDWNRDRDEGRGGGRGYNDRDNYGRDDGNRYGNFGRNNQYRDNDRRKDGPPPSHYPPPPSNPSSNIGEERPRLKLAPRSTNAPLNALAETKQAAAIFGNARPREEKIGAEPGARKHANSVGSEGSSSADGGGGGGSGGGGSGSASSTTGADN encoded by the exons ATGGCAGGCAGAGGTACACACGATAATAATAG ataTGGAGAGCGGCCCCGTAAACCGCTACCGACGGAACCACCGTTCCTGGCGTACGTTGGCAACCTTCCGAACGGCATCGTGCAGGGCGACATTAACTCCATCTTCAAAGATTACGCGGTAAAGAGCGTGCGTCTGGTGAAGGACAAGGAAACGGACGTGTTCAAAGGCTTCTGCTACGTCGAGTTCGATACGCTCGAAGACCTGGAGAAGGTGCTCCTGCTGGACCGTATGATTGTGCTGAACGAACGACCGGAACCGCTGCGGATTGATGTGgccgagcagaagaaaaatgacCG CGGTGGTTTTAATAGGCGCGGTGGTCAACAGAACCGTGGCGGGCCCGGTGGACCGGGTggtggcagtggcggcggcggcggcggcagcggtgGCGGCGGTAGCTACAACCGCGGTGGCCCCAACCAGATGAACAATCGACCGATCAGCAGTGGTGGcgttggtggtggaggaggcaGCGGTAGTGGTGGTATGGATAGACATTACG ACCGGCCAGCAAATCGAGGGAGGTACGGCAACTTTGGCGACGAGCGTGACGGCGGTGGCCGGGACGATTGGAACCGTGACCGTGACGAGGGACGCGGCGGTGGCCGCGGCTACAACGATCGCGACAACTACGGCCGCGACGATGGCAATAGGTACGGCAACTTTGGCCGTAATAATCAATACCGCGACAACGACCGGAGGAAAGATGGGCCACCACCATCGCACTACCCTCCGCCACCCTCCAACCCCAGCTCCAACATCGGGGAGGAACGACCCCGGCTCAAGCTGGCGCCGCGCTCGACGAACGCGCCGCTGAACGCGCTGGCCGAAACGAAGCAGGCGGCCGCCATCTTCGGCAATGCGCGGCCCCGCGAGGAGAAGATCGGCGCGGAGCCTGGCGCGCGAAAGCACGCCAACAGTGTGGGCAGCgagggcagcagcagtgcggacggtggtggcggcggcggaagcggcggcggtggcagcgGCAGTGCATCCTCCACTACGGGGGCCGATAATTAA